A stretch of DNA from Arachis hypogaea cultivar Tifrunner chromosome 19, arahy.Tifrunner.gnm2.J5K5, whole genome shotgun sequence:
tccaacatgtatttaatactagtggctgattttggtgtttACCTAGCATAGTCGATAAATGGACACATTTTAGTTgttaatttaaatacaaaaatgttatttatacaccaaaatcagccactaaaattatccaccaatgtatttatatataaatacatgtgtgatttaatttatttttaatgtgtatttgtattccaatatatattttatactcgtgactgattttggtgtacacgtagcatagtTGATTTAAATATCATAATTCAGGTATCCAATTCGGCATGTAATTAATTATGGATCTGGAAAATATCAAATCAGAAATTTGTATTCAATAATAGGGTAGATCCACTTTAACTAAACTTGCATTCAGCACTAAATAACAATTGAAATAGTATGAACTTGTTTTGATTGTAATTATCAAATACCAAGTTGGGTGTCCATCACTAGGTACAAAAAAGTAAACACTTCCTCAAgaaactactactaatatattaaTGACTCTTAAATAAAGATATATctttcttgttttgtttcttAAAACGGTGTTTCTGTTTCATCTTTTTTTAGAGTCAACGTGAACAATTTTGGTTAACACTTCAAAGTCTTCATTAACAGGAAGACACTTGGTACACTCAAGTCCTTGATGGCACAAATGGAGGCAAAGTAAAGGTTGTTGCCTTTAGTTAATGATCTTTATTAATGTTAAATGTCAAAAACAAAGTAGTAAAGTGCAGGTTAAGTTGGTCGTATGAGACAAGATCTAAACATCTTTTGAGGTATTAAGAGAAACGAAATAAAAACATATTGCTTACCTTGTTATCAGGTCATAAAATTGAATTGATTGGGTCCTTGCTTGTGTTTATTAATTTCCTCACCTTACTCAATTTCAAATTTGCCTATCACTGTACCAATTTGTTATTGGCAAAGAATTGAGTAGTTCACTTGTTATAATGAGATGGCCAATTAAGTTTAAAGGAGACTAATTTGCTTAAAGAAACTATTTCAATTTAATTGTGGCACTGCAAAATTTGTTCACATAACTAAAATACAGTGGGATGAGAATGTGGTTAAGACAAATACAAGAAGTAAAAAAGTAAAGAATTGTTCTGAATGAATTAAATATATGAATGTATAGGAATGGTGCCAAGGAAACGTTGCCTTAAACAATAAGTTTAAAGAGCAAAATTTGCCTTAAAACAAGAAGTGTAAGAGTCAACTCTGTAGAGGATCAAGCCGGGAAAAATGACCTCCAAAAAAATTGATAcaaacacaaaaaataataatataagtggTAACTTAGCCTTCAAGGTACTGAGAATGAGAAGCAGCAAGAAGAGCAGCACCAATTCCAGAACCATCCATGGAGTGCTTTATGACAATGTTTTGTGAGACAACTTCACCAAGCAACTCAGCCATGGTATCCTCTAGGCACTTGCTGTATGCATCATAATGCTCATACAATCCACCATCCATGGCTATCACAAACCTTTGACCCTCACCGTCATTGATGGTGTCTTTCCCCAGCTTCTTCAGGATACCCAACATGCCGGCAGCGGCAAGACGAGCGCCGCGTGTAGCAATAATGTTGCAGAGCTCAATAACCACCTTCCTTGATTCCAATGAACTATCTTGTATCTAAATATTGTACAAGGAGAAAATTAGTAAAGTCAATAAAAGTATCATGGGAAAAATACACTTCAGTGCTATGTTTATAGAGGAAGTTAGTGTCACATTTTGCAAAATATAAGTGCTGAGTATTATGTAACCTAAATCTCGAAAAGGTTAGTATAAACTTCAATAAATGGGGGGAGGTTATATATAATATTGCCTAATTATATGGGAGGTCAATGTAGTTTACCCATGTGTAAATGGAACTGACAACTTTTAAAAGCTAGAAGTTGCAACATGAATCACAAGTTCAGATAGAACTAAAATATTGAAAATGTAATAAAGGTATTCAGTATGCAGTTTAGTATTGATAAACTTTCAGTTTAAGAGTTTAGTACTGTCAAATAATCACATATTACTTGCTGCTTGACCCTTTACATAAATTTTGTAAATAGTTATACCCTTAGAATATCTTTGGATTTCTGTTTAAAATATCAAACCATGTTTAGACAAAAATCTGTGAGAAATCCTTGCCTAAATAAACCATTGTGTGAAggttttcaaatgagaaactaacATGCGTTCAGCAGTGTGCCAAGGTCTAATCAAATCACAAtgtaaaagaagaaacaaaaaaaaagaaaatattacactGAACAATGTATCAAATTAAACTCTTCAATATGTGAATTTTGTACCCTAATTATAAGAGTATAGATAACCTTGATATCACCAAAGGTTGAAATAACTTGCATAACATATGCAGAAGAAGCTTTCCTATAAATATTAAACTGTATAGAGAATTTTATATACCTCAAAAATGGTCTTTAGTTTGTTCCCAACTACACTGAGATCAGCAGATGTGTCATGATGCATTGCAGACATGTCAGGTGTCCTGCACATCCAACACTCATGGTCATGACATAAAAGTTTGTCCCAACAATAGTAGAATTTCAGATTTGTATTAAAGCATAATGtaaaatccctaaaccctaaaaaccccccATTCTCTTCCATTCAGTTATATTATTCCCTTTAGTTACAGCACACTTTACCCATGCCACGCATCCCGCACTCTTCACATAATTCCCAATTACAATTAAGCCCATATAATTATTAATGGATACCTAAGACAAACCAATAGTGAGCAGTATATTAACTATAAACACCTGTAGTTAACTAACTAATCACagttttcatatgaaaattgtaCTGAGTATTGGAGACTTTCATTAGGGATTCAAGGCCTGGACTATCCAAGGTCTACTTTCTTAATGCCCCACAGAAGTTGGAGCCTTCAAACATACCATAAGACATATAAAAAAGCATTGGTAAAACATAATTATGCAATCCCTCTGCATGAGTGCCAGGTGGTAATCTGATAATGGACTCTGATCACTAAACATGGGAAATGAAAGCTGTCATTTAGATAGTTATTACTCTCATGAGAAAACCTTTGATACGTGTATTAACAAAAACTCTCTCAGACTGAAGATACACTAAAAATCACCAGCAACAAACTACCAAGAATCCTACTCCAGATGAGAATGGATGAATGTCAGTGCATAAGGTTCCCCTCTTAGTTTCTATTATGATGgctatgaaaacttgaaaatctCTCCATAAGCTTTACAACTAACTGTAAAGATCTCTCATCTAGCCACatttcctattttattattaagaaagtACTAAACCTAGAAGGATCCTTCTATATCCAGTAGACACGACAAAAACATTCTTTTGCACATTTCCTATTTCATTAAAAAACGCAATCACTCTCTTCCAAAGTGAGTCAGAGATCGTTGCTTTAATGGCTAAATGCTTACCCGCAACAGCAATTTCAGAATAAATAATGAGAAACCACATATTCTATTCCTTCCTATTATACTTTCAAACGTTCATTGTTCATTATAAACAAAGCATGCAATAAGTGTCTATTTGCTCAAATTCAACTATTGATATCAGAAGCAAGTTTCAAGGTGAATATTATTTGAGCAGGtggagagaaaaggaaaagggacacAACAGAAAGAAAATTAATTGGATAAACTGGATCCCAGTAATAGAAAGGCTAATTTTAAACCTTAATGTGAACGGAACTTTCAATTTTGGAGGAACCGTGTCCCCGAAAAAGGAAGCTTCTTCAGCCATTTTACATAGCACTCTTCGAACAATATCTCCCAAATACATACCAGAAATTATCTTCTCATAAACCTGGAAATTAGAAATGAACAGACAAGTCATATAACCCCCTTTATCAAGGCAGATATTATGGAATCTAGAAAGAACATGAATTCACCTGTTCACCCGGGTTTAAACTCTCCATATCTAATGCATGATCAAACTCAGTTAAGGGAAGATGTGAAGACCGGAAATTTCCCCACTCCATGTTAATAACCTGCAGCCATCTCATATGAATTCAGAGAGGTTGGAATGTTTATTCTACCGTTCATATCAGATAATCTGTAGCCATCTTACACTAAAGAAAAGTAAGACAGAAACTGGTTACCATTTCTCCGGACTTGGGCAAAAGACCATGCCATTTTGGTATTGCTTGAGCACGCTCTACATATGCTGCATTTGTTCCAGTACCTAAAATAACAGCAGCAATGACATCTTTGTCTGTGTATCGACCTCCAGCTAATGTTCCAACTGTATCATTGACCTAGTATATACAACGAAAATAAGTacatactgaaaaaaaaaatgccaCAAACAGAAATTTGACTTTGGAACACTAAAAATTTTCAGAATAAACAAAACTCTTGAGAATGAATGTCATTAGAGAGTCCAAAACTTCAATTACCAGAGCTGTTACACGCATATCAAGGCCTTGCTTCTCCATGGCTTTTGTCAATTCTGCCACAATATCCTTACCAACCTATtcaaacaacacaaaaaaaaaaagtataaatgcAGAGATAAGCTATGTCCCTCAATAAAATCTCCTAATGCCTTTATGCACTAAGCATGAGTTACTCCACATAAACAAGTTACTCTACACCTTGAACCACCTAAGGAGGGGATTCTAACACGTTTTTAACAATAAGATACCCTATACATGGAAAAGTCACAGACTATACATGGGCAATGTAAACTTTCAGCCACTTCTTTAAGAAATAAGTGGAAAGAAATACAAGACTTAAACAGAGAAGTGATCAAACTAACTACTTTTGATAGATGAACTGACACTTTATGACATTTAGAACAAGAAGGAAATAAATTTTGGGCCCTCATGAACATATCCTCAGTAACTTATGTAATGTAGTAAGATAATATGATgattattattaacaataatttattatatcaacttGTGATGTAACTGTAAATTCAAAGTTGGGGAGTCAGAATTGAGGATTTAGAACCTAATCATTAATAAATCATATCCACAAAGTGCCATAATATACAGCAAGAAGATTCGACTTGAAATGAAGTAAATGAAAGAAAAGGAATCAGGATGCGGTATTAACTGTATCATCTATGGAGAAGCCTTTTGTCCACTTTATAAGGTTCCCAGAATCAATTGATGTTTGCATGACAGGGAAGGAAAAGGTGAAACCTAGTTCCCTCTGTCTACCAGTAGGAATTTGAAAATCTGGTCCTTCTTCGGCAACAAATTTCGCAAGTTTTGATGCAATAAATTCAAATAGTGCCTGCATCAGAGTTTGTTTAAACTTTTTAGTCATTGTTTCTCAAAAGACTTGCACAAAGAAATTAACAATTGTTAAGGTAACACAAAGGACTCACACTTGATGATCCAACCATCAACTTAGGCGGAATTGACACCTCAGTAAATTCTTGACTAACAATACCACCTTCCTTTCCCCCGAGTTGCACACGTAATACACGAAAGTTAGTTCCTCCAAGGTCCAATGCATAAAATAGTCCTTCCTCATCCCTAAAAAAGGGAGGGATGCATCAAATCAGTGCTCATTCGCTGTCTCCATAGTTTTAAAATGTTGAAGAACAACTAAAAAAGAAAGggggaaaaaaaggaaaattttGACAATGCAAATGGATTTACATtcatcaaaagaacaagaactcaaaacaaagaaaaataaaaaatgtgtttCCGTCTAGTCCATGAACAAAAAACAGTCAAAAATGTATGCGTatcatatttgtatataaaacaGACCCTCCATTCAAAAACATCTCTCAGTTTGAATGACTTAGAAAATCTGTTACATTTATAGTCCATGTAATATTGGTGTAAAGTTTTATCCATATACATTGCATTGTTAATGTTACATTGCCTTATAGAAATATATGTTTCATATTACATTGCCTTCCATTTCTCTCTCTATCACTCTTCATTAATCCTCAAACCAATGCCAAAATGCCACTGTGACACACAAAAAAGTACAAAACTTCCGTTCCAAAACATCTATTATCACTTTGAAAATCTTATACATTCATAACTCAATGTAAAATAATGTAAATTGCATCCAAATACATTAAACACACTAATAGACCAAGTTTTCAAATTGACAGCTATTTTGAAACCTTATATTTTCATCCAACATTACATTGCCTTGCACTCCCATCTTTCCAAAACAAATGCCTCTTCCACTCTATATGTTCCTCGAGATCCAAATACATTAATTTCTCGAGGAATTCAAAAGCAAAAGGAACGCTTATCAAACAGCATTGTATCCAACAACAGTATTGatattcatattcatattcatGCAGCATAGGACTCAGATTAAGATCAATgcagatagatagatagattaatCGGATcaaagaaattgaaaaagaaacatgagattagagaagagagAGTTGTTACTACCCAGTGGGGAGATTATCGACGTAAGTGATGAGCATCTTGAGCTTACTGCCACCCTCAGATGCGAGACCGGCGTGCATCTCAACGGTCATGGCATCCGCCACCTGTCTCAGCTTGGCGATAGGGGTTGCGCACTTCTCCTCAACCTCCTTCACTATCGCCAATGCCTTCGCCCTACGACGCCATTTTCTCACAAACCGGCGACCTACCACTGCTGCTACAGCCACCGCCGTCGCCACCCCAATCACCGCCGCGACCACCACCACTCGACCCATAGCTACTACTTGAAAGAATCGCTGCGAATTTGGAAGATTGTGTGTGGTGTCTAATTACATGCCATATGATGTGATCGCCATGATCGAGAGTGTTTTCGTGTTGAGATTTATTTATACGTCTTATTACAAGTGGCAATGGCTAAGAAAAAAATGCA
This window harbors:
- the LOC112777410 gene encoding hexokinase-2; protein product: MGRVVVVAAVIGVATAVAVAAVVGRRFVRKWRRRAKALAIVKEVEEKCATPIAKLRQVADAMTVEMHAGLASEGGSKLKMLITYVDNLPTGDEEGLFYALDLGGTNFRVLRVQLGGKEGGIVSQEFTEVSIPPKLMVGSSSALFEFIASKLAKFVAEEGPDFQIPTGRQRELGFTFSFPVMQTSIDSGNLIKWTKGFSIDDTVGKDIVAELTKAMEKQGLDMRVTALVNDTVGTLAGGRYTDKDVIAAVILGTGTNAAYVERAQAIPKWHGLLPKSGEMVINMEWGNFRSSHLPLTEFDHALDMESLNPGEQVYEKIISGMYLGDIVRRVLCKMAEEASFFGDTVPPKLKVPFTLRTPDMSAMHHDTSADLSVVGNKLKTIFEIQDSSLESRKVVIELCNIIATRGARLAAAGMLGILKKLGKDTINDGEGQRFVIAMDGGLYEHYDAYSKCLEDTMAELLGEVVSQNIVIKHSMDGSGIGAALLAASHSQYLEG